The Myxocyprinus asiaticus isolate MX2 ecotype Aquarium Trade chromosome 39, UBuf_Myxa_2, whole genome shotgun sequence genome window below encodes:
- the LOC127430012 gene encoding E3 ubiquitin-protein ligase RNF26-like — protein MGLLNFVFSSIGKCIDIICLILDLNFVIVSSLIQLLVAVISFVNSLPMLLTNSVLECWNLSLLCIITMRDGVTVVTHNMVGGWMQLLGGALESFKMIGYLASHLLLRTKELLHRGLLSGHGLLRQAWEGCGIVFSLLLYFINTIINLLLIGTQNVYAVLVSTVEAVSCPLQKAVELTLTVLTFFYSSLVGTSILLWTPCRLAMELLGSVCHIFVSVFLLNVYGLLLSLVIVAGTTIYLNPALPRQAAVHIANYINTVPILRRLRRTLHRLYMLERNVWRRLAWHRSRIGLWVVAARREAGMAVDREVREPEPEPNPEQRAPQADMAGEDQVVENAPQGTQQVDDLLDLAVASSSTHGPLQDSSEDSCKGPPTDNLMTLLQEQEERKKCVICQDSTKTVVLLPCRHLCLCRDCTNILLSQPIYQHNCPLCRHMILQTMDVYL, from the coding sequence ATGGGTCTGCTGAACTTTGTTTTCAGTTCAATCGGGAAATGCATAGATATCATTTGCCTTATCCTGGATTTAAATTTCGTGATTGTCAGCTCATTAATTCAGCTATTGGTGGCAGTCATCTCTTTTGTCAATAGTCTGCCCATGCTACTCACAAATTCTGTGTTGGAGTGCTGGAATCTCTCGTTGCTTTGCATCATCACAATGAGGGACGGTGTGACTGTTGTGACCCATAACATGGTTGGAGgctggatgcagctgcttggagGTGCGCTGGAGAGCTTTAAAATGATTGGATACCTGGCCTCACACTTACTATTGCGCACCAAAGAACTTCTGCACAGAGGACTGCTGTCAGGACATGGTTTGCTACGACAGGCTTGGGAGGGTTGTGGCATTGTCTTCAGCCTGTTGCTTTATTTCATCAACACAATCATCAACCTACTGCTCATAGGCACACAAAACGTATATGCTGTGTTGGTCAGCACAGTGGAAGCAGTGTCCTGCCCTTTGCAGAAAGCTGTTGAGCTGACCCTGACTGTACTTACGTTCTTCTACAGTAGCCTTGTTGGCACCTCAATACTTCTGTGGACACCATGCAGACTAGCCATGGAGTTATTGGGTTCTGTCTGCCACATATTTGTCAGTGTTTTCCTGCTAAACGTATACGGGCTGCTGCTCAGCTTGGTCATCGTTGCGGGTACCACTATCTACCTAAACCCTGCGCTCCCTCGACAAGCAGCTGTGCATATAGCCAACTACATCAACACTGTGCCCATCCTGCGGCGACTCCGTAGGACACTGCACCGCCTCTATATGCTTGAGAGGAATGTGTGGCGACGACTGGCATGGCATCGCAGCCGCATAGGCCTCTGGGTGGTTGCTGCTAGAAGAGAGGCTGGCATGGCGGTGGACAGGGAGGTGAGAGAGCCAGAGCCAGAACCCAACCCAGAGCAGAGAGCGCCTCAAGCTGATATGGCTGGAGAAGACCAGGTGGTGGAGAATGCTCCGCAGGGCACCCAGCAGGTGGATGATCTTCTAGACTTGGCGGTCGCCAGTTCTAGCACTCATGGGCCGCTACAGGACAGTTCTGAGGACAGTTGCAAAGGCCCACCTACTGACAACCTAATGACACTGTTACAAGAGCAAGAAGAGAGAAAGAAGTGTGTCATCTGTCAGGACAGCACAAAGACTGTAGTGCTTCTGCCTTGCCGCCATTTGTGCTTGTGTAGAGACTGCACAAACATTCTGCTGAGCCAACCCATCTACCAACACAACTGCCCCCTTTGTCGCCATATGATCCTGCAGACCATGGACGTGTATCTCTGA